Genomic DNA from Desulfocurvus vexinensis DSM 17965:
TCCTTGGGTGAGCGCTTCTTGAGCCCCTCGGCACCGCCAGCAAGGAATTGATCCCGCCAGCGGGTCAGGGCGGCGGCGGTCACGCCAAGTTCACGGCTCAAAATCTCGATGTCCTCACCACGCAGTAGCCTGAGCACAGCCTCGGTCTTGTGCTTGGCCCAGAACCTCTTGGGCGGCTTGCGTGCCTCATCCCCGGTTCCGGTCGGCCTATGGCCTCCCTCCACCGGGGAGGAGGCTCCTCTGCCCCTCATTCCATCCTTCGTCATCGAACACCTCCTGGGGATCTCTTACTCCCAATTCGGTGTCCAAGAAAACCGTACACCGCCCCAACCCCCTCGACCTCCTGTGCCATATCGCCTTTAACGCGCCGCTTCGGACACGGCGCGAGCGCGCCCAGCGCCTTCGCTCCGAGAAAAAGGATTTCTTCGATCAATATGGCCCCGAGGCGCGGGAAATTCTCGGTGAACTCCTCGATAAATACACTGAGCATGGCACCGCCCAATTCGTCATCCCTGATGTGTTGGAGGTTCCGCCCATCAGCAAACGTGGGAATGTGATTCAGATCGCCCGTTATTTCGGCGGAGAAGATAGGCTGGTCGAAGCGATTCGAGAACTGCAAACGCTGCTCTATGCGGCTTAAGGGAAGATAATGGCCAAACGAACCAAGAAAGCGAACCCACCCAAAACCACGGCCGAGCGTCTCGGCAGCGTCATCAAGTCATGCCGGCAGATCATGCGCAAAGACAAGGGTCTCTCCGGCGACCTGGACCGGCTGCCGCTTCTGACGTGGGTCATGTTTCTCAAGTTTCTCGATGACTTGGAGCAGATCGAAGCGTCGCGCGCCAAGATGAGGGGAACGAAATACCGCCCGACCATCGAACCGCCTTACCGGTGGCGTGATTGGGCCGCTCAGGAAAATGGTGTTACCGGTCCGGAGCTGATCGCTTTCATCAACCAGGAAGAGGCTGTCCGGACCGATGGGACCAAAGGTCAAGGGCTGTTCGCCTACCTGAGCGGCCTGCACAACGGCCCCACCAGCCGCAAGCGAGTCATCGCCAGCGTTTTCAGCCGACTGGCCAACCGAATCCAGTCCGGCTACATCCTGCGAGACGTTGTTAATCAGGTCAACGCGATCCATTTCGAGGCCCAGGATGAACTTTTCACCCTCGGCCACCTCTATGAATCCATGCTGCGGGAGATGCGCGACGCGGCCGGCGACTCGGGGGAGTTCTACACACCGCGTCCGGTGGTGCGCTTCATGGTCGAGGCCCTCGATCCGCGGCTCGGTGAGACGATCCTTGACCCGGCCTGCGGCACCGGCGGCTTCTTGGTGGAGTCCTTCAATCACCTGGGCAAACAGGTCAAGACCGTGGAAGACAGGCGGGTCCTTCAGGAACAGTCCATATTCGGCGGCGAGGCCAAGCCGCTTCCCTACCTCCTCTGCCAGATGAACCTGCTTTTGCACGGTCTCGAAGCGCCCCAGATCGATCCCGAAAACAGCCTGCGTTTTCCGCTCAACGAGATCGGTGACCGCGACCGGGTCGACGTGATTCTCACCAATCCACCATTCGGGGGTGAGGAGGAACGTGGAATTCTGAACAACTTTCCGGAGGACAAGCAGACCACGGAAACTGCGCTACTATTCCTTCAACTGATCATGCGGAAACTCAAGCGCAGCCCAAAGCCCGGCCGCGCAGCGGTTGTTGTTCCCAATGGTGCGCTGTTTGGCGATGGTCTCTGTGCGCGTATCAAGGAGGAATTGCTTACGAGCTTCAACCTGCACACCATCGTGCGGCTGCCACAGGGCGTTTTTGAACCGTACACACCGATCCAGACGAATCTTCTC
This window encodes:
- a CDS encoding HsdM family class I SAM-dependent methyltransferase, whose translation is MAKRTKKANPPKTTAERLGSVIKSCRQIMRKDKGLSGDLDRLPLLTWVMFLKFLDDLEQIEASRAKMRGTKYRPTIEPPYRWRDWAAQENGVTGPELIAFINQEEAVRTDGTKGQGLFAYLSGLHNGPTSRKRVIASVFSRLANRIQSGYILRDVVNQVNAIHFEAQDELFTLGHLYESMLREMRDAAGDSGEFYTPRPVVRFMVEALDPRLGETILDPACGTGGFLVESFNHLGKQVKTVEDRRVLQEQSIFGGEAKPLPYLLCQMNLLLHGLEAPQIDPENSLRFPLNEIGDRDRVDVILTNPPFGGEEERGILNNFPEDKQTTETALLFLQLIMRKLKRSPKPGRAAVVVPNGALFGDGLCARIKEELLTSFNLHTIVRLPQGVFEPYTPIQTNLLFFDRSGPTEMIWYYEQPLPDGRKKYTKTSPLQYDELADLFKWFKSTKRQENAHAWKVKAKGVLSNGCNLDLKNPRGAEALEHLPPEQIAESIAEKNLRIGKIIEEIKATLAEPVGSRGGKP
- a CDS encoding type I restriction-modification enzyme R subunit C-terminal domain-containing protein, with product MSKKTVHRPNPLDLLCHIAFNAPLRTRRERAQRLRSEKKDFFDQYGPEAREILGELLDKYTEHGTAQFVIPDVLEVPPISKRGNVIQIARYFGGEDRLVEAIRELQTLLYAA
- a CDS encoding helix-turn-helix domain-containing protein, encoding MTKDGMRGRGASSPVEGGHRPTGTGDEARKPPKRFWAKHKTEAVLRLLRGEDIEILSRELGVTAAALTRWRDQFLAGGAEGLKKRSPK